In Methanobacterium sp., one genomic interval encodes:
- the fdhF gene encoding formate dehydrogenase subunit alpha has translation MNIQYTPTTCPYCGCGCGFNLVSVDGKLKGVEPWKRNPVNEGKLCPKGNFSYEFVHREDRLTTPLIKKGGEFVEATWDEALDLVASKLGEIKDANPEALAFLSSARCTNEENYLMQKLVRTVIGTHNIDHCARLCHGPTVAGLAQTFGSGAMTNSLESVAHADCIFIIGSNTLEQHPLMWRRVLQAKANGAKLIVADPRFTPSAKKADLYLPFKSGTDVALMNAMMNVIISEGLEDKEFIENRTKNFEELKAVVMKYPPEKVADITEASADLIKEAAMMYAKADNAAIIYSMGITQHTTGTDNVMSTSNLAMITGNLGRPGTGVNPLRGQNNVQGACDMGALPVVYPGYQKVIEGEMAEKMMTAWGCGDLTCRPGLTVIEMMNAADAGDIKGMYIMGENPMVSDPDIQHVKEGLESLDFLVVQDIFLTETAELADVVLPATSWAEKDGTFTSTERRVQYIRKAVDAPGEARSDWSIICDIAKKMGSDLFNYDSPQDIFEEVRTVTPQYAGMNKERLEKPEALHWPCPDEEHPGTPILWGEKCATPDGLGVLMPIEFIPPAELTDEEYPFTLTTGRMLFHWHTGSMTRRSKTLDREVPTGFVEINTEDAAELGIKNKELVRVKTRRGEIEIGAKVTPDIMKGIIFIPFHFVECAANTLTQSFALDPAAKMPEFKVSAASIEKME, from the coding sequence ATGAATATCCAATACACACCAACCACATGCCCCTACTGTGGATGTGGATGTGGATTTAACCTAGTAAGTGTTGATGGCAAACTGAAAGGTGTGGAACCATGGAAAAGAAACCCGGTAAATGAAGGAAAACTTTGTCCAAAGGGTAACTTTTCATACGAGTTTGTCCACCGAGAAGACAGGTTAACCACCCCTTTAATTAAAAAAGGCGGCGAATTTGTAGAAGCAACTTGGGATGAAGCACTTGATTTGGTTGCATCCAAATTAGGTGAAATAAAAGACGCAAATCCAGAAGCTCTAGCATTCCTATCATCCGCAAGATGTACAAATGAAGAAAATTACTTAATGCAGAAACTTGTGCGTACCGTAATAGGAACACACAACATAGACCACTGCGCAAGGCTCTGTCACGGCCCTACAGTTGCCGGACTTGCACAGACCTTTGGATCAGGAGCTATGACTAACTCCCTAGAAAGTGTAGCACATGCAGATTGCATATTTATCATAGGATCCAACACCCTAGAACAGCACCCCCTAATGTGGAGAAGGGTCTTACAAGCAAAAGCTAACGGAGCCAAACTAATAGTTGCAGATCCAAGGTTCACCCCTTCTGCAAAGAAAGCTGACCTTTACCTGCCATTCAAATCCGGAACAGACGTGGCTTTAATGAACGCCATGATGAATGTAATTATTTCTGAAGGACTGGAAGATAAAGAGTTCATAGAAAACCGGACCAAAAACTTTGAAGAATTAAAAGCAGTGGTCATGAAATACCCACCGGAAAAAGTGGCAGATATAACAGAAGCTTCAGCTGATTTAATTAAAGAAGCAGCAATGATGTATGCAAAAGCAGATAATGCTGCTATTATCTATTCTATGGGTATAACTCAACACACCACTGGTACAGATAACGTTATGTCCACATCCAACCTGGCCATGATCACCGGTAACCTTGGAAGGCCTGGTACTGGAGTTAACCCTCTGCGAGGTCAGAACAACGTTCAAGGCGCATGTGACATGGGAGCACTCCCAGTTGTATACCCTGGATACCAAAAGGTCATAGAAGGAGAAATGGCTGAAAAAATGATGACTGCATGGGGATGTGGTGATCTAACCTGCAGACCCGGCCTTACCGTAATTGAAATGATGAACGCAGCGGATGCAGGTGATATCAAGGGTATGTACATAATGGGTGAAAACCCGATGGTCTCAGACCCAGACATACAACACGTTAAAGAAGGTCTTGAAAGCCTGGACTTCTTAGTTGTACAAGATATCTTCTTAACAGAAACAGCTGAACTAGCAGATGTAGTACTCCCTGCAACCTCATGGGCTGAAAAAGACGGAACATTCACCAGTACAGAAAGACGTGTGCAATACATACGAAAAGCAGTAGACGCACCAGGTGAAGCTAGATCTGATTGGTCTATAATCTGTGACATTGCAAAGAAAATGGGCTCTGATCTCTTCAACTACGACTCACCACAAGATATATTTGAAGAAGTAAGGACAGTCACCCCTCAATATGCAGGTATGAATAAAGAAAGACTGGAAAAACCAGAAGCACTGCACTGGCCGTGCCCTGATGAAGAACATCCTGGTACTCCCATACTCTGGGGAGAAAAATGTGCAACTCCAGATGGTCTGGGTGTACTTATGCCAATCGAATTTATACCCCCAGCTGAACTTACAGATGAAGAGTATCCATTTACACTCACCACTGGGCGGATGCTGTTCCACTGGCACACAGGTAGTATGACCCGAAGATCAAAGACCTTAGACCGTGAAGTTCCAACCGGTTTCGTTGAAATTAACACCGAAGATGCTGCTGAACTTGGTATAAAAAATAAGGAACTTGTTCGTGTCAAAACACGACGTGGAGAAATTGAAATCGGTGCCAAAGTTACTCCTGACATCATGAAGGGAATAATATTCATACCATTCCACTTCGTAGAATGTGCTGCCAATACCCTAACCCAGAGTTTTGCATTGGATCCTGCAGCCAAAATGCCGGAATTTAAAGTTTCCGCAGCAAGCATTGAAAAAATGGAGTGA
- a CDS encoding Coenzyme F420 hydrogenase/dehydrogenase, beta subunit C-terminal domain, whose translation MVQVGDMYYAWGSDEEIASSGECGGAVTTILKFLLEDDIVDAVLAVKKGSDLYDAVPTLITDPDEIIETAGSLHCGTLNMAKIVGKYLDGAKDMKIAVTTKPCDAMTLVELIKREEVDGDNILMVGVNCGGTMPPVKARQMIEKFYETDPDEVVKEEIAKGKLIIETKDHEEQEISIDELEDAGYGRRTNCRRCEINIPRMADLALGNWGVIGPLAGKATFVEVFSEKGADVLGKAIESGALNTQEPIPKGVEIRANIDKIMAKLAGKWQAKDFDESRGEILTTIAQYMDEFDKCIKCYGCRESCPICYCENCCLESNNGPDWLSKELPPSPLFHMERLVHMVESCTNCGQCEEVCPAEIPLAKIWHEINLKLQETYGFTRGMDEKMPPLSYFPAPGK comes from the coding sequence ATGGTTCAAGTAGGCGATATGTATTATGCATGGGGTTCAGACGAGGAAATTGCCAGCAGCGGAGAATGTGGAGGTGCAGTAACCACCATATTAAAGTTCCTTTTAGAAGATGACATAGTGGACGCAGTTCTAGCCGTTAAAAAAGGTTCAGATCTATATGATGCAGTGCCCACACTAATAACCGACCCCGACGAAATCATAGAAACAGCAGGATCCCTCCACTGCGGAACACTGAACATGGCCAAAATAGTGGGGAAATATCTGGACGGTGCCAAAGACATGAAAATCGCCGTCACCACCAAACCCTGCGACGCCATGACCCTGGTAGAACTAATTAAACGGGAAGAAGTGGATGGGGACAACATTCTCATGGTAGGAGTTAACTGTGGAGGTACTATGCCCCCGGTTAAGGCCCGACAGATGATCGAAAAATTCTACGAAACTGACCCAGATGAAGTGGTTAAAGAAGAAATCGCCAAAGGAAAGCTGATCATCGAAACCAAAGACCATGAAGAGCAGGAAATTAGCATCGACGAACTGGAAGACGCTGGATACGGTCGAAGAACCAACTGCCGAAGATGTGAAATCAACATACCACGTATGGCTGATCTTGCATTAGGTAACTGGGGAGTTATCGGACCACTAGCTGGTAAAGCCACCTTTGTAGAAGTATTCTCCGAAAAAGGTGCCGATGTTCTTGGCAAAGCCATAGAATCCGGAGCTCTCAACACCCAGGAACCAATACCTAAAGGTGTTGAAATACGGGCTAACATTGACAAGATCATGGCAAAATTAGCCGGTAAATGGCAAGCCAAAGATTTCGACGAAAGTCGAGGCGAAATACTGACCACAATAGCTCAGTACATGGACGAATTCGACAAATGTATCAAGTGCTATGGTTGCAGGGAATCCTGTCCAATCTGTTACTGTGAAAACTGCTGTCTAGAATCAAATAATGGTCCAGACTGGCTGAGCAAAGAACTTCCACCATCACCACTATTCCATATGGAAAGATTAGTCCACATGGTAGAATCCTGTACCAATTGTGGACAGTGTGAGGAAGTCTGTCCTGCTGAAATACCACTGGCAAAAATTTGGCATGAAATCAACCTCAAACTGCAGGAAACCTATGGTTTCACCAGAGGAATGGATGAAAAAATGCCACCATTGTCTTATTTCCCAGCACCTGGAAAATAA